Proteins from a genomic interval of Polaribacter sp. Q13:
- a CDS encoding DUF4876 domain-containing protein: MKKTILKQLGLTKLIALFLLISVIVSCDNEDDIPNLGNLEVKVTLASGLSDISLTDIDVTITQTIDNSTLTMNTDTNGLATFSDIPVGTYTAVVAHSTDEYTLSGTANNIIIARQETVATTVEVNAVNQDGGLVIKEIYTSGSGYVTLFKDSFVEIFNNSSETLYADGMYIANLFGDSGRTGDVSVYSVLTDENYVYTDVMSQIPGTGTDYPVAAGKSIVIALNAINYKEASANPDGELDNTDATLEHYSIDWLEAQGRTGNSFFEFDNPAVPNMINTYIFEGTNFFRLSTPGSIVLVNSDATFDASAIVDYTEPGSTSTFKVMKISIENIVDGVDILENSAAVGFKRMPSSIDGGFTYLNADGAISYTGLSNRRKIDEVATARFGRTILLDTNNSTIDFEAIDFPDKYGYNK, encoded by the coding sequence ATGAAAAAAACAATTTTAAAACAACTAGGTTTAACAAAGTTAATTGCATTATTTCTCTTAATATCAGTAATTGTTAGCTGTGATAATGAAGATGATATTCCTAATTTAGGAAATTTAGAAGTTAAAGTAACATTAGCAAGTGGTCTTAGTGATATATCCTTAACAGATATAGATGTAACAATTACACAAACTATAGATAATTCTACTTTAACAATGAATACAGATACAAATGGTTTGGCAACTTTTTCTGATATTCCTGTAGGAACTTATACTGCTGTAGTAGCACATTCTACAGATGAATATACTTTAAGTGGTACTGCAAATAATATAATAATCGCAAGACAAGAAACTGTTGCAACAACAGTAGAAGTAAATGCGGTTAACCAAGACGGTGGTTTGGTTATTAAAGAAATATACACATCTGGATCTGGTTATGTTACTTTGTTTAAAGATTCGTTTGTTGAAATCTTTAATAATTCATCAGAAACATTATATGCAGATGGTATGTATATCGCGAATCTATTTGGAGATTCTGGTAGAACAGGAGACGTTTCAGTTTATTCGGTATTAACTGATGAAAATTATGTATATACAGATGTAATGAGTCAAATACCAGGAACAGGAACAGATTATCCTGTAGCTGCTGGTAAAAGTATTGTAATTGCATTAAACGCTATTAATTATAAGGAAGCAAGTGCAAATCCAGATGGAGAGTTAGATAATACAGATGCAACTTTAGAGCATTATTCTATAGATTGGTTAGAAGCACAAGGGCGTACTGGAAATTCTTTCTTTGAGTTTGATAACCCAGCGGTACCAAACATGATTAACACTTATATATTTGAAGGGACTAACTTTTTTAGATTGTCTACACCAGGAAGTATTGTTTTAGTTAACAGTGATGCAACTTTTGATGCTTCTGCTATTGTAGATTATACCGAACCAGGATCTACTTCTACCTTTAAAGTAATGAAAATTTCTATTGAAAATATTGTAGATGGCGTAGATATTTTAGAAAATTCAGCAGCAGTAGGTTTTAAACGTATGCCTTCTTCTATAGATGGTGGTTTTACTTATTTAAATGCTGATGGAGCAATTTCATATACAGGTTTAAGTAATAGAAGAAAAATTGATGAAGTAGCTACTGCTCGTTTTGGTAGAACTATTTTATTAGATACAAACAATTCAACTATAGATTTTGAAGCAATAGATTTTCCAGATAAATATGGTTATAACAAATAA
- a CDS encoding DUF6850 family outer membrane beta-barrel protein, with translation MFLTFSLLFCVFSSFAQSSTIDSLSVIERDFQFKLFEGRYFQIPSLINQSNLTKFSYGTIKYLYGEGKLRHPQEYKKQNGLYFKTASLAALENTNWTFYGSLEYLNTRIEDVENNLTYGISEYNSPYYFFQKTTGLWNHQNYNFEISAAHKVNSKLSLGGYLNYDTNFYFRKTDTRNELTALKINGKLSASYQFNEKHLLSLALSTEFFKTDSELGNKFPENNTEVTANYYLNTGLGSYIKNIDNGFQTKRVIPQLQLHWLFKQNNWDLSVESATKYGAERWIDKNIVRVEENDELTKYSFLNQQFNVVFNQYKKNSLLSINLNAEYLKGKGKVWQELGAYYAKNFNATNYNFKTEANILFYKKLLNKVSLGVNYSNVEQLDLNYAYQFDYQFLEPKVALGLHKDVSTKVAFFTNVSGLYHHVLDMQHNPYAANNIYVDWIGNSVADYTGTSSFNLNTKLGFNVKLKNENTLECSLTGDYWQATSLSNEAINYVSKSDDYLSLVVGLKLYF, from the coding sequence GTGTTTTTAACATTCTCTTTATTATTTTGTGTGTTCAGTAGTTTTGCGCAATCATCAACAATAGATAGTCTTTCTGTTATTGAGAGAGATTTTCAGTTTAAATTGTTTGAAGGCAGGTATTTTCAAATTCCATCGTTAATCAATCAATCTAATCTTACAAAGTTTTCTTATGGAACCATAAAATATTTGTATGGTGAAGGAAAACTAAGACATCCGCAAGAATATAAAAAACAAAACGGATTGTATTTTAAAACAGCTTCTTTAGCGGCCTTAGAAAATACAAATTGGACTTTTTATGGTAGCCTAGAATATTTAAATACTAGAATTGAAGATGTAGAAAATAATTTAACCTACGGAATTTCGGAGTATAATTCTCCATACTACTTTTTTCAAAAAACAACAGGTTTATGGAATCATCAGAATTATAATTTTGAAATAAGTGCGGCTCATAAAGTAAATTCTAAATTAAGTTTAGGAGGCTATTTAAACTATGATACCAATTTTTATTTTAGAAAAACAGATACTAGAAATGAGCTAACGGCTTTAAAAATTAATGGAAAGCTTTCTGCAAGTTATCAGTTTAACGAAAAACATTTATTGAGTTTAGCTTTAAGTACAGAGTTTTTTAAAACAGATTCTGAATTAGGAAATAAGTTTCCAGAAAATAATACAGAGGTTACTGCAAACTATTACTTAAACACGGGTTTAGGGTCTTATATAAAAAATATAGACAACGGCTTTCAAACCAAAAGAGTAATACCTCAATTACAATTGCATTGGCTTTTTAAACAAAATAATTGGGATTTATCTGTAGAAAGTGCAACCAAATACGGTGCAGAAAGATGGATAGATAAAAACATTGTAAGAGTAGAAGAGAATGATGAATTAACGAAGTATAGTTTTTTAAATCAACAATTTAATGTTGTGTTTAATCAGTATAAAAAAAATAGTTTATTATCTATTAATTTAAATGCCGAATATTTAAAAGGGAAAGGGAAAGTTTGGCAAGAATTAGGTGCTTATTATGCTAAAAACTTTAATGCTACAAACTATAATTTTAAAACTGAGGCAAACATTTTATTCTATAAAAAGTTATTGAATAAAGTGAGCTTAGGAGTAAATTATTCTAATGTAGAACAATTAGATTTAAACTATGCGTATCAATTCGATTATCAGTTTTTAGAACCTAAAGTAGCTCTTGGCTTGCATAAAGATGTTTCTACAAAAGTGGCATTTTTTACAAATGTTTCTGGTTTATATCACCATGTTTTAGATATGCAACATAACCCTTATGCAGCCAACAACATTTATGTAGATTGGATTGGAAATAGCGTTGCAGATTATACAGGAACCAGCTCTTTTAATTTAAACACCAAATTAGGTTTTAATGTAAAACTTAAAAACGAGAATACCTTAGAATGTTCTCTTACTGGTGATTATTGGCAAGCGACAAGCTTATCTAACGAAGCAATTAATTATGTTTCAAAAAGCGATGATTATCTAAGTTTAGTGGTTGGGCTTAAATTGTATTTTTAA
- a CDS encoding pitrilysin family protein, with product MKSLFKVFIFFIPLVICGQKLDNVHFEEYDLANGLHVILHKDVNEPNVIVGTKYHVGSKNEEIGKTGYAHFYEHLLFHGTKNIPQGKFEKIILDAGGYCNAYTNYDVTYYYQLLPAHEFKLGLWAESERMLHPVITPEGINREREIVKEEKRMRYDSKPLGNSYFEMMSKLFSDETYGHNMIGSMEDLNVASKEDFDAFLKTYYIPNNACLVVSGNIDIKETKKWIKLYFKDIPKGKKIKRPIKFDRISGVEKHTERTVKGLKEESILVGYPLMSQSDADAPAMQIINAILSGSSNYSYFENHLNLKKDTIIKRIKSSVDFWEKEGTLRITANVENKNSEPYLLEKIEAQITLLKNEPVDAVVLQQVKKQFESAHVDYFYHAETFADKVTNYYHLYNKTSDIRNLIDDFNKVTTDDIQRVAKKYLDKKNQVVIVYHPE from the coding sequence ATGAAGTCATTATTTAAAGTATTCATCTTTTTTATTCCACTGGTTATTTGTGGGCAAAAGTTGGACAATGTTCATTTTGAAGAATATGATTTAGCAAACGGATTGCATGTTATTCTTCATAAAGATGTAAACGAACCCAATGTAATTGTTGGGACTAAATACCATGTAGGTTCTAAAAATGAAGAGATAGGGAAAACAGGATATGCACACTTTTATGAGCACCTTTTATTCCATGGAACAAAAAATATTCCGCAAGGAAAATTTGAGAAAATTATTTTAGATGCTGGTGGATATTGCAATGCATATACCAATTATGATGTAACTTATTATTATCAATTATTGCCTGCACACGAATTTAAATTGGGGCTTTGGGCAGAGTCAGAAAGAATGTTACACCCTGTAATTACGCCAGAAGGTATTAATCGTGAAAGAGAGATTGTAAAGGAAGAGAAAAGAATGCGTTATGATAGTAAACCATTGGGTAATTCTTACTTTGAAATGATGTCTAAACTATTTTCTGATGAAACTTACGGACATAATATGATTGGTTCTATGGAAGACCTTAATGTTGCTTCTAAAGAAGATTTTGATGCGTTTCTAAAGACTTATTACATTCCTAATAATGCCTGTTTAGTGGTTTCCGGTAATATTGATATTAAAGAAACTAAAAAATGGATAAAGCTTTATTTTAAAGATATCCCGAAAGGGAAAAAGATAAAAAGACCTATAAAATTTGATAGAATATCTGGAGTCGAAAAACATACGGAAAGAACTGTAAAAGGCTTAAAAGAAGAATCTATATTAGTAGGATATCCGTTAATGTCACAAAGTGATGCAGATGCTCCTGCGATGCAAATAATAAATGCTATTTTATCTGGTAGTAGTAATTACTCTTATTTTGAAAATCATCTAAATTTAAAGAAAGACACCATTATTAAACGTATTAAATCTTCAGTTGATTTTTGGGAAAAGGAAGGAACATTGCGTATTACTGCAAATGTTGAGAATAAAAATAGTGAACCTTATTTACTAGAAAAAATAGAAGCACAAATAACGCTTTTAAAAAATGAGCCTGTCGATGCTGTTGTATTGCAACAAGTAAAAAAGCAATTCGAATCTGCTCATGTAGACTACTTTTATCATGCAGAAACATTTGCAGATAAGGTAACTAATTATTATCATTTATATAATAAAACATCAGACATTAGAAATCTTATAGATGATTTTAATAAGGTAACAACTGATGACATTCAGCGAGTTGCTAAAAAATATTTAGATAAAAAGAATCAAGTAGTAATTGTTTATCACCCAGAATAA
- a CDS encoding pitrilysin family protein, translated as MKNIYILIFAICFSFKAIAQVDRSMPPEADEPAKLNVGKLIPIQLNNGLRIYLAPVKEYPKFTISVNIELPGYDKETKLAEKKILNSAYFEKLSAKYPNGEIDSITKYYGAMLNASMNGGTIKGMKQDVNMLLDVYADALLHPVITDSYIQKKHEEQIEKDKKKISKVNTPKKQFSIEKIIDSLLFGNEKKVIETQEKVKANYNGLTVSDIENFKNDRIVSNNSLIVVVGDFTEKECKELMMRYFGAWKSGEPYVKNSPINKKTSIIKKRKIVVVDAPNAVQSDISFRWHLGDAYTYFKDDIKLQVLNEIFGASQLSYLYKNLREDKGLCYFIRSSVGASAVGGTGTVRTSVRNNQTAYAIENIILEMLRLRNGKVSASDLKIAKNSLIGRYTRSLNAIAPIPYITFAMQKDDYNLPDDYLQSKVEKYYEVNVDDIMAMSQKYIDPFKSVIYIKGKVSELKGTLEKFGDVMYFDEKGNTIE; from the coding sequence ATGAAAAATATTTATATATTAATATTTGCTATTTGTTTTAGCTTTAAGGCTATTGCACAAGTAGATCGTTCTATGCCTCCAGAAGCAGATGAGCCTGCAAAATTAAATGTAGGTAAATTAATTCCTATACAGCTAAACAACGGACTTCGTATTTATTTGGCTCCTGTAAAAGAGTATCCAAAATTTACAATATCTGTAAATATAGAGTTGCCAGGTTATGATAAAGAAACAAAGCTTGCAGAAAAGAAAATTTTAAATTCAGCATATTTTGAGAAACTATCAGCAAAATATCCTAACGGAGAAATTGATTCTATAACCAAATATTATGGAGCCATGTTAAATGCCAGTATGAATGGTGGTACAATAAAAGGGATGAAGCAAGATGTAAATATGTTGTTAGATGTTTATGCTGATGCGCTATTACATCCTGTTATTACTGATAGTTACATTCAAAAAAAACATGAAGAACAGATTGAAAAAGATAAGAAGAAAATATCAAAAGTAAATACACCTAAAAAACAGTTTTCGATAGAAAAAATTATAGATTCCTTGTTATTTGGCAATGAGAAGAAAGTTATTGAAACTCAAGAAAAAGTGAAAGCTAATTATAATGGTTTAACAGTTTCTGATATTGAAAACTTTAAAAATGATAGAATTGTATCTAATAATTCTTTAATAGTAGTTGTTGGAGATTTTACAGAAAAAGAATGTAAAGAATTAATGATGCGTTATTTTGGTGCTTGGAAATCTGGAGAACCTTATGTTAAGAATAGCCCTATAAATAAAAAAACTTCTATTATTAAAAAAAGGAAAATAGTGGTTGTAGATGCGCCAAATGCAGTTCAGTCTGATATTTCTTTTAGATGGCATTTAGGGGATGCATATACTTATTTTAAAGATGATATTAAGTTACAGGTGTTAAATGAAATTTTTGGAGCAAGTCAATTATCCTATTTATATAAAAATTTAAGAGAAGATAAAGGGCTTTGTTATTTTATTAGATCTTCTGTTGGCGCTTCTGCCGTTGGTGGTACAGGAACTGTTCGTACAAGTGTACGTAATAATCAAACTGCGTATGCAATAGAAAACATTATTTTAGAAATGTTGCGATTAAGAAATGGAAAAGTAAGCGCATCAGATTTAAAAATAGCTAAAAACAGTTTAATTGGTCGTTATACACGATCTTTAAATGCAATTGCGCCAATACCATATATTACGTTTGCCATGCAAAAAGATGATTATAATTTACCTGATGATTATTTACAAAGTAAAGTAGAAAAATATTATGAGGTAAATGTAGATGATATTATGGCAATGTCTCAAAAATACATAGATCCTTTTAAATCTGTTATTTATATTAAAGGTAAAGTTTCTGAACTAAAAGGAACGCTAGAAAAATTTGGAGATGTAATGTACTTTGATGAAAAAGGAAATACAATAGAATAA
- a CDS encoding ChaN family lipoprotein: MKYLLLTTLLLISLISTTKAQNKPAYQLFKNNGKTANYNKMIKDLADSDMVFFGEYHYNPIAHWMQLEVSKSLFNIKKDSLFFGAEMLESGNQLVLNEYLSGLYPESKMIPEMTQMWGNYQTDYRPLVEFAKTNNLRFIATNIPRRYAAMFNKKGMDALKELSPEALALIGPDLEKYFDPTVKAYAEMADKMGGHVPPNMLNIQTAQAAKDATMAHFSLKNFKKGDLLLHFEGSYHSNYEQGIIWWIQKIQPGLTLKSITTVSQSEWSKMTKEEKNTIANYILVVADNMTQTKS, encoded by the coding sequence ATGAAATATTTATTACTTACAACCCTTTTATTAATATCCTTAATAAGCACCACCAAAGCACAAAATAAACCTGCCTATCAATTATTTAAAAATAATGGAAAGACTGCTAATTATAACAAAATGATTAAAGATCTTGCTGATAGCGATATGGTGTTTTTTGGCGAATATCATTACAATCCTATTGCACATTGGATGCAATTAGAAGTGAGTAAAAGTTTGTTTAACATTAAAAAAGACTCATTATTCTTTGGAGCTGAAATGTTAGAAAGCGGAAATCAATTGGTTTTAAATGAATATTTATCTGGATTGTACCCAGAAAGTAAAATGATTCCTGAAATGACACAAATGTGGGGTAATTACCAAACTGATTACAGACCTTTGGTTGAATTTGCAAAAACCAATAATCTTCGATTTATTGCTACAAATATTCCTAGAAGATATGCCGCTATGTTTAATAAAAAAGGAATGGATGCTTTAAAAGAATTAAGTCCGGAAGCTCTTGCTTTAATTGGCCCAGATTTAGAAAAATATTTTGACCCTACCGTAAAAGCGTATGCAGAAATGGCTGATAAAATGGGAGGACACGTGCCACCAAACATGTTAAATATACAAACGGCACAAGCTGCAAAAGACGCTACTATGGCTCATTTTTCTCTTAAAAACTTTAAAAAAGGAGATTTATTACTTCATTTTGAAGGTTCATACCACTCTAACTACGAACAAGGTATCATTTGGTGGATTCAGAAGATTCAACCAGGATTAACACTAAAATCAATTACTACTGTTTCTCAATCTGAATGGAGTAAAATGACTAAAGAAGAAAAAAATACGATAGCCAATTATATACTTGTAGTTGCCGATAATATGACACAAACAAAAAGTTAG
- a CDS encoding Fur family transcriptional regulator has product MKRRSTPTKEAVLNVLTKTGKAMSQDAIEKKINIDINRATIYRVLNRFCDDGILHKVVAEDGKQYFALCLDCDKEHKTVHHFHFRCLKCDTIECLPGEVNFSVPENYLVENVNCVLTGTCKDCS; this is encoded by the coding sequence ATGAAAAGAAGAAGTACTCCTACAAAAGAAGCTGTTTTAAATGTATTAACAAAAACAGGAAAAGCAATGAGTCAGGATGCAATTGAAAAGAAAATAAATATTGACATCAACAGGGCTACCATTTACCGCGTATTGAATCGTTTTTGCGATGATGGAATTTTACATAAAGTGGTTGCAGAAGACGGTAAACAGTATTTTGCATTATGTTTAGATTGCGATAAAGAACATAAAACAGTGCACCACTTTCATTTTAGATGTTTAAAATGTGATACCATAGAATGTTTGCCAGGTGAAGTTAATTTTTCAGTTCCGGAGAATTATTTGGTTGAAAACGTAAATTGCGTTTTAACCGGAACTTGTAAAGATTGTTCTTAG
- a CDS encoding MerC domain-containing protein has translation MKIKNNTIDIIALSSSLICAVHCAAIPLILSFSSLSSLHFLGNKYIEGTFISFGLFFILISLWPSYIKTHQNVKPLVYAIFGFLFVVLGRLNLSELFEVINTVIGASLIAFAHYTNWKLLKSKKCYKH, from the coding sequence ATGAAAATTAAAAACAATACCATAGATATTATTGCGCTTTCAAGCTCCTTAATTTGTGCAGTGCATTGTGCAGCAATACCATTAATTCTTTCATTTTCATCTTTAAGTAGTCTGCATTTTTTAGGGAATAAATATATTGAAGGTACGTTTATTAGTTTCGGACTTTTTTTTATTTTAATTTCTTTGTGGCCAAGTTATATAAAGACACATCAAAATGTAAAACCTTTGGTCTATGCTATTTTTGGGTTTCTATTTGTAGTTTTAGGGAGACTTAATTTATCGGAGCTTTTTGAGGTTATAAATACAGTTATCGGAGCTTCTTTAATTGCTTTTGCTCATTATACCAATTGGAAATTATTGAAGAGTAAGAAATGCTATAAGCATTAA